GGCCCATTGGTTCGCTGTTAACTTTATGCCCTATACAATTACCTTTGACATCAAAGAAGCGGGTAAGAGCGAAGCAATCACAGTCAAAATATACGAGGCGCATCGGAGAATTCGATCCCGAATGAATGATCGAGGTGAAATGGAAATTCAGCTCAAAGTGAATCTACGCGGCGCGGTGCAAGAAAGTCATTTAACAGCAGATCTCCGATTTCCATCGAATCGCGAGAAGTTGGATGAAAAATTTCTTAGTGAAGTTCGCGAACAAATCGAAGCGTTCATTGATCAAGCGAAGCGCCAAAAAACAGATTCAGGGGAGTGGGGATTTTTAATTAACCAACGCTATCCAAAAGAGTGGCAAGATCGGTATGCGCAAGATTGGCATACAAAACTAGAGGAGCTCAAGTTTGACATTCAAATTAAAGGTGAGATCGACCGTCTGGGTCAAATCTCCGAAAATATAGCAAAGGAGCGCTGATGACGATGTTGACAGCAACCTTTGGACTCGTGTGCGCGGGACTTGGCTTGGCTTGGTTCACAGATGCGGGGCTTCGTCAGGAAGCGAAGCCATCGGAACAACGAACGGTAGTAGTCTTGTTAAGCCTCACGTTCCTGCTTGCAGCAGTAAGGAAATTAGACTTATTTAATTTCATGCTTTCCGATTGGATGTATCAATGGCTGATTCCCTGGATGCAAGGGTATTTAACAGGGGGGAGTTAAATTGAGCGCGATACAACAGATCAACCATCGACAGATGAGCTGGCTCACGGCTAGTTTAATTTTGACGGGTTCTTTAATTGGACTGCCAAATATGATTATGAACGTATCGCAAATGGACGCATTGTTTTCTCAGTTCATGCCGCTTTTATACGGGCTGTTCATCTGTCTTATTATGTACGAGTTAGCGAAACAATTTCCAGATAAGCACTTGTTTGAGATTACGTTTATTGTAGCTGGCAAGTGGGTCGGCGGGTTTATTAACGGAACCGTTCTGATCTTTATGTTCATCAGGCTTTCCGCTGAAATGCATGCGATTACGGGGTTTATTAACACAACATTGTTAACGCGAACCCCACCCGAAATCATTGCCTTTGTGTTTACGATCATTCTCATTTACTATGGGCGAACGAGTGTTGAGGTGATCGCCCGCGTAACCGACTTCTTTTTCCCTGTCTTAATTCTTGGAATCCTGCTTGTCTTTGTTGCGACGATCAATGAGTTTTATCTTAGTCGAGTTGGTCCCTTTTTATCAGAAGGGATCTCACCTGTTTTGAAAGGTAATATCATTTCTTTAACCTCTTACGGCGAAATTTATATTATGGGCGCTTTCTTGCATATGATTCCGAAAGCGAAGGTGTTAATAACGTCGATCCGTCATGGCGTATTGCTCGCGGCGCTTGGGTTTAGTTTGGTAATTTTGTTAAGCATCGGTGTGCTAGGATCGGTTATTTCCGGGCGGATGATGTACCCGCCTTATATGGTTGTGGAACAGATTCACATCACAGATTTTCTAGATCGTGTCGAAATTTTCTTTTTTAGTATTTGGTTTCCCGCCTTGGCGATTAAAGTCGTCATCATTTTCTTGGCGATTTTGATGGTGTTATCTAGCTTTTTGGGTACGCGCGAATATAAATTATACAGTATGCCAGTTGGGCTCTTTGTTTTTGTTGCTTCTTTCTTTACATTCCAAAGTCCAATCGGTGTGCTTGATTTCAAGTCCTATGCATTCCCGTTGCTCATCCCGACGATTCAACTTCCGGTCTATTTAGTCGTGCTTGGTCTTGCCAAGTGGCGGAAGCGGCAACAGCAGCAACGGCAAAAAATATCGGATACTGTAAATATTCCAAAGCGTATTGTCCGTTGGGGCATTTGGGCCCACGTTTTCTTATTGGCGTGTTTTGCATCGATTGTAACAGGTTTGCTTCTAGGGAGCGCTAACGGATACATCGGACGAGCGGCAACCGCGCTGTACATGATTTTTTTGTTTGGATCTTATTATTGTTCGAGAACCCAACTAAACAAGTTAAATCAATTTACGCTAGAACAAGAACAGGAAGGATGAATGAGAAATGGAGTATGGCCCATGGACAGCGGTAGGTCAATCGAAACAAAGAATTGATGTGGTTGAAAAAGCAGCGGGGACGGTTCGGTATGTCAGTGACTTCGTCGTCCCAGGCATGTTATACGCAAAATTAGCAACAAGTAAACAGGCTCACGCTCAAATCGTGTCAATTAACACAACAGAGGCCTGGAAAATACCCGGTGTGCGCGCGATTGTGACAGGTGACACATTCCCTTATCATATCGGTCCTATTTTGGCGGATAGACCGCCGCTTGCCTTCGATAAAGTTCGTTACTTTGGGGAACCATTGGCGATTGTTGTCGCCGATCATGAACATCAAGCGAAGCTAGCGGCAAGTAAAATTAAAGTTGAATACGAGCCATTGCCTGTCGTTAATTCGGTCCGACAAGCATTTGAAACCGGAGCGCCGCTTGTTCATGAAAATGCGGGTCAATATATGAAGTTAATTAGTAATGTTTACCCGATCTCAGGAACGAACATAGGTAGCCATGTAAAAATTCGAAAAGGTGATTTTGAGACCGCATGGGCTGAATGCCAAACGACGATTGAGGCGACTTACTCTTTTAATTTATCGGATCATGCCGCTTTGGAAACGCGCGGCGCTCGAGTAGAAATCACTCCTGCCGGAAAAGTCGTTGTCCATTCTTGCACGCAATCTCCGTTTACGATTAAAAAGGTATTGAATCAATTTTTTAATATTGAGGTTGGAAATGTGATCGTTCACGGGACGATGGTAGGCGGGGCTTTTGGCGGAAAGGGAACGGTGCAATTGGAACCGCTCGCTTATCTGGCTTCAAAAGCGGTCGGCGGTAAACTCGTAAAATTGGATTATGAACGTGAAGAGGATATGATCACGGCCCCGGGTCACATCGGCTTGGAAGCGACGATTAAGCTCGGCGTCGATGAAACTGGGAAGTTGCTTGCGGGTCAGTATACGTTCTTGATTGACTCTGGCGCTTATACCGATCAAGCGGCGGGAATTGCGCGGGCTGCGGCGCTCGATTGCACGGGGCCCTATCATGTGCCGCATGTATGGTGTGATTCGTATTGCATGTATACGAACCATCCTTTCGCGACTTCGTTCCGCGGCTATGCTCATCCTGAACTCACTTTCGCGGTGGAACGGACGATCGATCAACTGGCTGTAAAGTTAAAGATAGACCCAACAGAGTTACGGAAGTTGAATCTAATAAAACCCGCGCATACTTCACCGACGCAAGCGGTGATTACAGCGAACAATATTGGCGATGTCGCGAAGTGTCTTGATCGAGCTAAAGAACTGATTCTTTGGGATGAAGGGCAGCGGATTGAGGTGGGGAACAACAAGGTGCGGGCAAAGGGAATTTGTACCTTTTGGAAAACATCGACGACCGCAACCAACGCCCAGGCAGGAGCAGTGCTTACTTTTGAAGCGGATGGAAGCGTTAATTTAAACTGCGCTGCGATTGAACTCGGTCAAGGAACGAAAACAGCGCTCGCTCAAATTTTAGCTGAAAAATTGAAAATGAAGATGGACAAAATTCACGTCACAATGGAACTTAATACACAATATGATCCGCATCAATGGCGTACAGTGGCCAGTAGTAGCACGTTTCTAGCGGGAAGAGCGGTTTTAGCTGCGGCAGAGGATGCCATTAAACAGCTTAGACGAACCGCGTCAATTGCGATGCAATGTTCGGAAGAGGATTTAGAGGTCGGCGGAGGTCGTGTATATCTAAAGCCAAATCCCGAATATGGAATCGATATCAAGGAGCTTGCTTTAGGTTATAAATTTCCAAACGGTCACGCTGTGGAAGGACAAATCATTGGTCGCGGACGTTACATTCAGCGTCACTTAACACCAATGGACCAAGAAACTGGTTTTGGTAAGCCGGGGCCATGGTGGTCGGTAGGGGCCCAGGCCGTTGAAGTAGAATGGGATGAGCGAGATTATACGTATAAAATATTGAAAGCG
This portion of the Ammoniphilus oxalaticus genome encodes:
- a CDS encoding GerAB/ArcD/ProY family transporter, yielding MSAIQQINHRQMSWLTASLILTGSLIGLPNMIMNVSQMDALFSQFMPLLYGLFICLIMYELAKQFPDKHLFEITFIVAGKWVGGFINGTVLIFMFIRLSAEMHAITGFINTTLLTRTPPEIIAFVFTIILIYYGRTSVEVIARVTDFFFPVLILGILLVFVATINEFYLSRVGPFLSEGISPVLKGNIISLTSYGEIYIMGAFLHMIPKAKVLITSIRHGVLLAALGFSLVILLSIGVLGSVISGRMMYPPYMVVEQIHITDFLDRVEIFFFSIWFPALAIKVVIIFLAILMVLSSFLGTREYKLYSMPVGLFVFVASFFTFQSPIGVLDFKSYAFPLLIPTIQLPVYLVVLGLAKWRKRQQQQRQKISDTVNIPKRIVRWGIWAHVFLLACFASIVTGLLLGSANGYIGRAATALYMIFLFGSYYCSRTQLNKLNQFTLEQEQEG
- a CDS encoding xanthine dehydrogenase family protein molybdopterin-binding subunit yields the protein MEYGPWTAVGQSKQRIDVVEKAAGTVRYVSDFVVPGMLYAKLATSKQAHAQIVSINTTEAWKIPGVRAIVTGDTFPYHIGPILADRPPLAFDKVRYFGEPLAIVVADHEHQAKLAASKIKVEYEPLPVVNSVRQAFETGAPLVHENAGQYMKLISNVYPISGTNIGSHVKIRKGDFETAWAECQTTIEATYSFNLSDHAALETRGARVEITPAGKVVVHSCTQSPFTIKKVLNQFFNIEVGNVIVHGTMVGGAFGGKGTVQLEPLAYLASKAVGGKLVKLDYEREEDMITAPGHIGLEATIKLGVDETGKLLAGQYTFLIDSGAYTDQAAGIARAAALDCTGPYHVPHVWCDSYCMYTNHPFATSFRGYAHPELTFAVERTIDQLAVKLKIDPTELRKLNLIKPAHTSPTQAVITANNIGDVAKCLDRAKELILWDEGQRIEVGNNKVRAKGICTFWKTSTTATNAQAGAVLTFEADGSVNLNCAAIELGQGTKTALAQILAEKLKMKMDKIHVTMELNTQYDPHQWRTVASSSTFLAGRAVLAAAEDAIKQLRRTASIAMQCSEEDLEVGGGRVYLKPNPEYGIDIKELALGYKFPNGHAVEGQIIGRGRYIQRHLTPMDQETGFGKPGPWWSVGAQAVEVEWDERDYTYKILKAVTVLDAGKIINPATATQQMRGGMYLGLSFASSESFVFDDKGITQNPDLRTYKMLRFGEQPDEYLVDFIETPSVDGPYGARGIGEYGVIGMPASLANSLSKAAEVELNHLPLIPELIWRTKKESGQ